CGACGGCCTTACCGATAGCTGCGTAGGCGGCGACGAGGTCGTCTTCGATATCGGCAGGGGCCATACTCCTATTTTGGCGTCTGCAAATAGTGGATCATGGCTCTACGGAGTGAACTTTTCCCTTACGCCCCAACGGTTTCAGCAAACGAATGCCGGTTCCAGCTGGCGCGAGGGAAGGCTGGGACGGTCGGCTTTACCTGGGGTGCGCGTGCCACACGCTCGTGCGAGGACCCCAAGTCAAGCAGACCCCACGCTCGAAACACAGGAGCCTACGAAGCGGTGCGGTCGTACTGCTCCGGTATCGCGTGGTCCCAGGAGAGCAGTCCCCGCAACGCCTTCCTGGCCCCGGCCCCGACCGGCACGTACGTGGCGACGAAGAAGTCCGAGTCGCTGAAACTGCGCAGTGGCACCGAGTCCAGGGTGATGTCACCGGCGACCGGGTGCCGGAACCGGTGCCGCGTCGAGGGGTTGGTCTCCACCTGGTACTCGTGCCACCAGCGGTCGAAGTCGGGCGAGGCCGCGCACAGTTCGGTGACCAGGTCCAGGAACTCCTGGTCGTGGGAGCAGAAGGAGTACATCGCCCGGAACTGGCAGACCAGCCTGCGCGCCGAGTCGGCCCAGTCGAGGAGAAACGTTTGCGCGCGGGGGTGGGTGAACAGCGCGCGCAGCAGGTTGCGGTCGTCCAGCCGGTCCAGCCCGAAGAAGGCGTCCGCGGCCCGGTTGTAGGCAAGGATGTTCCACCGGCGGTCGGTGATGTAGGTGGGGATCCACATCGCCGCGATCAACTCCTGCAGCGCCGTCTCCAGCTGCCGCGGGGCGGGTTCCGCGGTCGGCGCCTGCGGGGAGAGCGCGGCGATCGCCGGGGCGGAGCGCCTGCCCAGCCCGAAGACGTAGTCGCGCTCGCTCTTCTTCAGCCGCAGGGCGTTCGCCAGCGCGACCAGCACCTGCTCCGAGGGCTGGATGTCCCGGCCCTGTTCGAGCCACGTGTACCAGGTGGCCGAGACGTTGGCGAGCTGGGCGACCTCCTCGCGGCGTAGCCCGGGCGTGCGCCGCCGCCCCACCTGGAAGCCCGCGGTGGCCGGGTCCACCCGGGACCGGGCCATCCGCAGGAACTCGCCCAACGCGCGCCGCCGCTGCCGATCGACTGGATTCACGAAATCCACTCTAATACCGTTCGCCGAAGCGGATACCACAGAACAAATCAGCAAACCACGATAAAATTCGACGACAGTGAAGGGTATTGACTTCATCTCGGCTTTCGCCGCCACCCGGCTGATCTGGGCACATCAGGTTCTTCACGGCGGAACCCGCGCGGCCCCTGCTTCGACAGTCCTTGACCGGGCGGGCTTCAGCCCCTCGGACGGACCGCTTCCGGCGTGTCGCGACGGATGACCCGTGCCCGGATGCGCAGCTGCCCGTCGTCCTCCCGGACCAGCACGTCCTCGACCGCCGAGGAGGTCTTCAGCCGCACCGCCCCGTCCATGTCCGCCTCCGTGACCAGGGAGTAGTAGGTCACCTGCAGCTCGTCGCCGTCGTGGTCGAGCAGGAAGTGGTCGAACCAGTGCCGGGTGACCACGTCGACGTACTCGGGCAGCGCCCTGCCCATCTTGACCCGCATGTCGGCCCGGCCTCGGACCTCCTCGGCGCGGTGCGGGTGCGCCACCGAGCCGTCCTCGGTGAAGGTCTGCACGAATCGGTCGATATCAAGCTCGTCGAGCAACCGCATCTGCCGCGCATAAAAGGTCATCACCTCCACGTAGAGATCGGCACTGACCCGCGGGGAAGCCTGAAGGGATTGTGACACGGAAACTCCTCGATAAAACGGACAAAACAGAACAACGCCTCAGAAAAGCGGGGGCTGTTCCAGGATCAGGAACGCGTTGGTGCCGCCGATGCCCGCGGACATCAGCCCCGCCCGGCGCGGCCGCTCGCCCTCGGGCCACGGGCGGCCCTCCGGCAGGATGTGGAAGCGGTCGGCCTTGGCGATCTCGTCGATCGGATCGGCGGTGTTGGGCGTCGCGGGCAGGAAGCCCTCGCGCAGCGCCAGCGCGGTCTTGATCAGCCCGGCCATGCCCGCCGCGGTGTCGCAGTGGCCGACCGTGGCCTTCACCGAGCCGACCGCGACCGGCGGGCCCCCGGTGCCCAGGGCCTCGGTCAGCGCGGTGGCCTCGATCTGGTCGTTCATCGGGATGCCCACGCCGTGCGCCTCGACGTAGCCGATGTCCGCCCCGGTCAGCCCGGCCATGGCCAGCGCGGAGCGGACCACCCGGACCTTGCCGTCGACGCCGGGGACGGTGAAGCCCGGTTTGGTCCTGCCGTCGTTGTCCACCACGCTCGCGGTGATCACGGCGTGGACCGGGTCGCCGTCGGCAAGGGCGTCGGACAGCCGCCGCAGCAGCACAGCGCCCGCACCGTCACCCGGCACCACCCCGGTGCTCGCCCGGTCGAAGGGTCGGCAGATCCCCTCGGTGGAGTTGATGCTGCGCGGCGGCCGGAGGTACGAGCCGTCGTTGTCGTCCTGGATGGCCACCGCGCCCGCGATCGCGTAGTCGCAGGCGCGCAGCCGCAGGCTCTGGCAGGCCAGGTGCACCGCGACCGTGGACGTGGCGCACGCGGAGTCGATCATGATGCTCTCGCCCCACAGGTTGCGCAGGTACGAGAAGTGCGGCCCCGCGAACGTCGGGTCGACGTTGGCCACCTCGTCGAAGGCCGCGCGCGGGATGTGCTTGGTGCGCGCGCATCCCGCGTAGACCGCGGTCCTCGGCCCGATGGCGGAGATCCGCAGGCTCGCGTCCTCCACCGCCTGCCAGCACGCCTCGTAGAGGATGCCGTGCTGCGGGTCCAAGCCGTCCAGCCCGACCAGGTCGGCGTCGTAGCGGTCCCGGTCCGGCGCTGTTCCCCAGGAGTGCACGCGGAGGGTGCCCTCCCCCAGGTCCTCCACCTTCGGAACGGGATCGCGGTTCAGGCAGTCCCGCCCCGCGACCAGGTTGTCCCAGAACGCCGGCACGTCGGGGGATCCGGCGAAGCGCCCGCCCATCCCGATGATCGCGACGGCGTCTTCCGACACAGCAGTCACAGCAGTCACGGCGGTCCCCTCAGTCGTAGGTGATGCCGACCTTGACCACGCCGTCGGCGCGGGAGTGCGCCAGCTCGAAGGCCTCGTCGATCCGCTTGAGGTCGAAGGTGTGCGTGATGTGGTCCTTGACCGCGATCTCGTCGGCCACGATCAGTTCGAGCGACTCGCGGAAGGACGCGAGGTTCGGTTCGAGCTGCGCGCCGACCGCGGTGGCGAGGGTGATCTGCTTGCCGAACAGCGACGCGTAGGGCACCTGCATCCCGTGCGCCTCCGGCATGCCGAAGAAGCCCAGCCGTCCGCGCAGCCCCACCATCGCCATCGCGTAGTC
The window above is part of the Allokutzneria albata genome. Proteins encoded here:
- a CDS encoding helix-turn-helix transcriptional regulator — translated: MNPVDRQRRRALGEFLRMARSRVDPATAGFQVGRRRTPGLRREEVAQLANVSATWYTWLEQGRDIQPSEQVLVALANALRLKKSERDYVFGLGRRSAPAIAALSPQAPTAEPAPRQLETALQELIAAMWIPTYITDRRWNILAYNRAADAFFGLDRLDDRNLLRALFTHPRAQTFLLDWADSARRLVCQFRAMYSFCSHDQEFLDLVTELCAASPDFDRWWHEYQVETNPSTRHRFRHPVAGDITLDSVPLRSFSDSDFFVATYVPVGAGARKALRGLLSWDHAIPEQYDRTAS
- a CDS encoding nuclear transport factor 2 family protein; protein product: MSQSLQASPRVSADLYVEVMTFYARQMRLLDELDIDRFVQTFTEDGSVAHPHRAEEVRGRADMRVKMGRALPEYVDVVTRHWFDHFLLDHDGDELQVTYYSLVTEADMDGAVRLKTSSAVEDVLVREDDGQLRIRARVIRRDTPEAVRPRG
- a CDS encoding beta-ketoacyl [acyl carrier protein] synthase domain-containing protein, giving the protein MTAVTAVSEDAVAIIGMGGRFAGSPDVPAFWDNLVAGRDCLNRDPVPKVEDLGEGTLRVHSWGTAPDRDRYDADLVGLDGLDPQHGILYEACWQAVEDASLRISAIGPRTAVYAGCARTKHIPRAAFDEVANVDPTFAGPHFSYLRNLWGESIMIDSACATSTVAVHLACQSLRLRACDYAIAGAVAIQDDNDGSYLRPPRSINSTEGICRPFDRASTGVVPGDGAGAVLLRRLSDALADGDPVHAVITASVVDNDGRTKPGFTVPGVDGKVRVVRSALAMAGLTGADIGYVEAHGVGIPMNDQIEATALTEALGTGGPPVAVGSVKATVGHCDTAAGMAGLIKTALALREGFLPATPNTADPIDEIAKADRFHILPEGRPWPEGERPRRAGLMSAGIGGTNAFLILEQPPLF